The SAR202 cluster bacterium genome window below encodes:
- a CDS encoding MFS transporter: MATINKSTEQPKTHYYGWKVVIVSAIFQLLFGGLYHTGMSAYFLPISRTFNLTKTQMSLAFTIRSLEGGLEGPIAGYLVDKYGPKAIILAGVLSGGIGFILIGIAPTYMFFLITFLTFLTIGFSIPHHGISAAINAWFRKRLGIAMSWSTVGSAIGSTVLTFVIAQIIFSFNWRVACIFSGIIILVIGIPLSLFMRLPKPHEADIEDEEDLSNNHEPLNLIDFGIKEALQSSTYWLLSIAIGLRLTAQSAIMVHMVPILVSRGIEEQIAAAILVPAASFARIPAILIMGFISDRWSRPKVAGLAMLAGIGSTLIILYGPNGIVTGIIFVCFFGIAMSSNSIGWALVGQFFGRKNYGSLRGGVTMIQSIMSAVSPLLTGWLADKQGDYVLAMQFMCGIYIISTFLFWILKQPEQKK, translated from the coding sequence ATGGCTACAATAAACAAAAGTACTGAACAGCCAAAAACCCATTATTATGGATGGAAAGTTGTAATAGTTTCAGCTATTTTTCAGCTCCTTTTTGGCGGTCTATATCATACAGGCATGTCGGCTTATTTTCTTCCTATAAGCCGTACATTTAATTTAACTAAAACCCAAATGTCCCTAGCTTTTACGATCCGCAGTCTAGAAGGTGGTTTAGAAGGACCTATTGCTGGTTATTTAGTAGATAAATATGGCCCTAAGGCAATAATATTAGCTGGAGTTCTAAGCGGTGGTATTGGATTTATTTTAATTGGAATTGCGCCGACTTATATGTTTTTCCTTATTACCTTTTTAACATTTTTAACAATTGGCTTTTCTATTCCACATCATGGTATCTCTGCTGCAATAAATGCATGGTTTCGCAAGAGATTAGGAATTGCTATGTCTTGGTCCACAGTCGGTTCAGCCATTGGAAGCACAGTATTAACATTTGTTATAGCTCAAATAATATTCTCTTTTAATTGGAGAGTAGCTTGTATATTTTCTGGAATTATTATTTTAGTTATTGGTATTCCATTGTCTTTATTTATGAGATTACCTAAACCTCACGAAGCTGATATTGAAGATGAAGAAGATTTATCAAATAATCATGAGCCATTAAATCTTATTGATTTTGGAATTAAAGAAGCACTACAATCTTCTACTTATTGGCTTTTATCTATAGCTATAGGATTAAGACTAACAGCTCAATCAGCAATAATGGTTCACATGGTACCAATTTTAGTTTCAAGAGGTATAGAGGAACAAATTGCTGCAGCTATTCTTGTACCAGCTGCTTCATTTGCACGTATTCCAGCAATATTAATTATGGGTTTTATATCTGACAGATGGTCTAGGCCAAAAGTTGCTGGGCTAGCTATGCTTGCAGGAATCGGTTCAACATTAATTATACTTTATGGGCCAAATGGAATTGTAACTGGTATTATTTTTGTTTGTTTTTTTGGTATAGCAATGTCTAGTAATTCAATTGGCTGGGCTTTGGTTGGACAATTTTTTGGAAGAAAAAATTATGGTAGCTTACGTGGAGGTGTTACCATGATTCAAAGCATTATGTCAGCTGTGAGTCCATTATTAACAGGTTGGTTAGCAGATAAACAAGGAGATTATGTGTTGGCGATGCAATTTATGTGTGGAATATATATAATCTCGACATTCTTATTTTGGATTCTTAAACAACCTGAGCAAAAAAAGTAG